From a single Pseudomonas triticicola genomic region:
- the ppc gene encoding phosphoenolpyruvate carboxylase, protein MTDIDARLREDVHLLGELLGNTIRDQYGEAFLDKIEQIRKGAKADRRGSMDAELSASLNQLSEDELLPVARAFNQFLNLANIAEQYQLIHRREESQPAPFESRVLPELLARLRSEGHSAESLARQLARLEIELVLTAHPTEVARRTLIQKYDAIAAQLAAQDHRDLTSAEREQIQSKLQRLIAEAWHTEEIRRTRPTPVDEAKWGFAVIEHSLWQAIPNHMRKADQALFAATGLRLPLEAAPIRFASWMGGDRDGNPNVTAAVTREVLLLARWMAADLYLRDVDHLAAELSMQQASDALKAKAGDSAEPYRAVLKQLRERLRATRNWAHAALTAPTPATADVLHDNRDLLEPLQLCFNSLHECGMGVIADGPLLDCLRRAVTFGLFLVRLDVRQDSTRHSSAMTEITDYLGLGRYEDWDEEQRINFLTEELSNRRPLLPAHFKPSADTAEVLNTCKEIAAAPAASLGSYVISMAGAASDVLAVQLLLKESGVLRPMRVVPLFETLADLDNAGPVMERLLLLPGYRARLHGPQEVMIGYSDSAKDAGTTAAAWAQYRAQERLVEICREQQVELLLFHGRGGTVGRGGGPAHAAILSQPPGSVAGRFRTTEQGEMIRFKFGLPDIAEQNLNLYLAAVLEATLLPPPPPTPEWRHLMDELAADGVSAYRQVVRENSQFVEYFRQSTPEQELGRLPLGSRPAKRRAGGIESLRAIPWIFGWTQTRLMLPAWLGWETALSKALERGEGELLGQMREQWPFFRTRIDMLEMVLAKADADIAQSYDERLVEADLLPLGAQLRDLLSQACSVVLGLTGQSQLLAHSPDTLEFIRLRNTYLDPLHLLQAELLARSRQQDVEQGSPVEQALLVSVAGIAAGLRNTG, encoded by the coding sequence ATGACCGATATTGATGCACGCTTGCGCGAAGATGTTCACCTGCTCGGAGAGCTGTTGGGCAACACCATTCGAGACCAGTACGGCGAGGCGTTCCTCGACAAGATCGAGCAGATTCGCAAGGGCGCCAAGGCCGACCGGCGCGGCTCGATGGACGCTGAACTGAGCGCCAGCCTCAATCAATTGAGTGAAGACGAATTGCTTCCGGTCGCGCGGGCCTTCAACCAGTTTCTCAACCTGGCCAACATCGCCGAGCAATATCAATTGATCCATCGCCGCGAGGAGTCGCAACCGGCGCCGTTCGAATCGCGGGTATTGCCGGAACTGCTCGCGCGCCTGCGCAGTGAAGGGCACAGCGCCGAATCTCTGGCCCGGCAACTGGCGCGCCTGGAAATCGAACTGGTGCTGACCGCGCACCCGACCGAAGTGGCGCGACGCACGTTGATCCAGAAGTACGACGCGATCGCCGCGCAACTGGCCGCGCAGGACCATCGCGACCTGACCAGCGCCGAGCGCGAGCAGATCCAGAGCAAACTGCAACGGCTGATCGCCGAAGCCTGGCACACCGAAGAAATCCGCCGCACCCGCCCGACCCCGGTCGATGAAGCCAAATGGGGCTTTGCGGTGATCGAGCATTCGTTGTGGCAGGCAATCCCCAACCATATGCGCAAGGCCGATCAGGCGCTGTTCGCCGCCACGGGTCTGCGCTTGCCGCTGGAAGCCGCGCCGATCCGCTTCGCCTCATGGATGGGCGGCGACCGTGACGGCAACCCCAATGTCACCGCCGCCGTCACTCGCGAAGTCTTGCTGCTGGCGCGCTGGATGGCCGCTGACTTGTATCTGCGCGATGTCGATCACCTTGCTGCCGAACTGTCGATGCAGCAGGCCAGCGACGCGCTGAAGGCCAAGGCTGGCGACAGTGCCGAACCGTATCGCGCGGTGCTCAAGCAACTGCGCGAACGCCTGCGCGCCACACGCAACTGGGCGCATGCCGCGTTGACCGCGCCGACCCCGGCCACCGCCGATGTGCTGCACGACAATCGCGACCTGCTCGAGCCGTTGCAGTTGTGTTTCAACTCCCTGCACGAGTGCGGCATGGGCGTCATCGCCGACGGGCCGTTGCTCGATTGCCTGCGTAGGGCGGTGACGTTCGGCCTGTTTCTGGTGCGCCTCGATGTGCGTCAGGATTCGACCCGGCACAGCTCGGCGATGACGGAAATCACCGATTACCTCGGCCTCGGCCGCTACGAAGATTGGGATGAAGAACAGCGCATCAACTTCCTCACCGAGGAGCTGAGCAACCGTCGACCGTTGCTGCCCGCGCATTTCAAACCGTCGGCGGACACCGCCGAAGTGCTTAACACCTGCAAGGAAATCGCTGCCGCGCCTGCTGCTTCGCTGGGCTCCTACGTGATTTCCATGGCCGGCGCCGCTTCCGATGTGCTCGCGGTGCAACTGCTGCTCAAGGAATCCGGTGTACTGCGGCCGATGCGCGTGGTGCCGCTGTTCGAAACCCTCGCCGACCTCGACAACGCCGGGCCGGTGATGGAACGTCTGCTGCTGTTGCCTGGCTATCGCGCGCGTTTGCACGGCCCGCAGGAAGTGATGATCGGCTATTCCGACTCGGCCAAGGATGCCGGCACCACCGCTGCGGCGTGGGCCCAATATCGGGCGCAGGAACGACTGGTGGAAATCTGCCGTGAGCAGCAAGTCGAACTGCTGCTGTTCCACGGTCGTGGCGGCACCGTTGGCCGTGGCGGCGGTCCGGCGCACGCGGCGATTCTGTCGCAGCCGCCGGGTTCGGTGGCTGGGCGTTTCCGTACGACCGAACAGGGCGAAATGATTCGTTTCAAATTCGGCCTGCCGGATATCGCCGAGCAAAACCTCAATCTGTATCTGGCCGCCGTGCTCGAAGCGACCTTGCTGCCACCGCCGCCGCCGACTCCGGAATGGCGCCATCTGATGGACGAATTGGCGGCGGACGGTGTCAGCGCTTACCGCCAGGTGGTGCGGGAAAATTCGCAATTCGTTGAGTACTTCCGTCAGTCGACCCCGGAGCAGGAACTCGGACGTTTGCCGCTCGGCAGTCGCCCGGCCAAACGCCGTGCGGGCGGTATCGAAAGCCTGCGGGCGATCCCGTGGATTTTCGGCTGGACCCAAACCCGATTGATGCTGCCGGCCTGGCTGGGTTGGGAGACTGCGCTGAGCAAAGCGCTGGAGCGCGGCGAAGGTGAGCTGCTGGGGCAGATGCGCGAACAGTGGCCGTTCTTCCGCACTCGTATCGACATGCTGGAAATGGTCTTGGCCAAGGCCGACGCGGATATCGCGCAGTCCTATGACGAACGTTTGGTCGAAGCCGATCTGCTGCCGTTGGGCGCGCAGTTACGCGACCTATTGTCGCAGGCATGCTCGGTGGTACTGGGCCTGACCGGGCAGTCGCAGCTGCTGGCGCACAGCCCCGACACCCTCGAATTCATCCGCTTGCGCAACACCTACCTCGACCCGCTGCATCTATTGCAGGCCGAGCTGTTGGCGCGTTCGCGGCAGCAGGATGTCGAGCAGGGCAGCCCGGTGGAACAGGCGCTGCTGGTGTCTGTAGCAGGGATTGCCGCCGGATTGCGCAATACCGGCTAA